The Deltaproteobacteria bacterium genome segment TCGGCCATCTCGCGGGTAAAACGTTCCGTTTCCTTCTCGTCGAGGGACAATTTTGCCAGCTTGGCGATTTTTTTAACGTCATCTCGGGTAATCATTTAAATAAACTTGTCACGCCTTTCAAAAATCCACTCTCCGAACCGGCCAGTTTTTCCAGCTCTCCGTCGTCCAAAAACACCCCCTTGCAGGCGAAGCATTTGTCGATCGTCACTCCCTTGAAAAGAATCGGGTGGAGTTCCATGCCGCATTTGGGGCAGTGCATCCAGTGGAGCGTTTTCAGCCTGTCTTTTTCTTCCTGGGCCAGTTTGGCCATCCGCTCGGCGGCAAGGCGTTTTTTCTTTTCCGCTTCTTCCCGCGCAAAATATTCCTCTTCGGCGGTTGTGGGTTTGGTCATGGACAATCCTCCGTTTCGGGTAAAATCAGTAACACAGGCTGTTTAAAAGTGTCAATAATTTGAACTTTGAACTTTGCTATTTGTCATTGTACAGTCAGATGATGC includes the following:
- a CDS encoding zf-TFIIB domain-containing protein; translation: MTKPTTAEEEYFAREEAEKKKRLAAERMAKLAQEEKDRLKTLHWMHCPKCGMELHPILFKGVTIDKCFACKGVFLDDGELEKLAGSESGFLKGVTSLFK